A window of Mycolicibacterium fluoranthenivorans contains these coding sequences:
- a CDS encoding alpha/beta hydrolase family esterase — MLSVLKRAGAMCAAATVMFGTAVVGAEPARAAAIEVGGLSRTYEIHVPAGVTHPSALVVNLHAAGASGREQAALTHYNAVADAHGFAVVYPDGIDMSWADGRGASVPDRQGVDDVGFITTLVSKLVSDYGISPGRVFLTGLSAGAFMANRLACDRADLFAAIAPVAGTVGSNVGCAPSRPVAVMATYGTADPIVPFGGGPMMGRGGASDIVSAPAMVQRWGRLNGCAGPPAQQPLAPSGDGTQTDRIDFAPCAPGGEVVFMRVNGGGHTWPGAPEVLPAHAVGLASRGFDASEESWQFFDAHSR; from the coding sequence ATGCTTAGCGTCCTGAAACGGGCCGGCGCGATGTGCGCCGCGGCGACCGTGATGTTCGGTACCGCGGTGGTCGGCGCGGAGCCGGCACGAGCGGCGGCAATCGAGGTCGGGGGTCTGTCCCGGACGTACGAGATACACGTACCGGCCGGGGTGACTCATCCGTCGGCGTTGGTGGTGAATTTGCACGCCGCGGGTGCGTCCGGGCGCGAACAGGCCGCGCTCACCCACTACAACGCCGTGGCGGACGCGCACGGCTTCGCCGTCGTCTATCCCGATGGCATCGATATGAGCTGGGCCGACGGTCGTGGTGCCTCCGTACCGGACCGCCAGGGTGTCGACGACGTCGGTTTCATCACCACATTGGTGTCAAAGCTGGTGTCCGACTATGGGATCAGCCCCGGTCGTGTGTTCCTCACCGGGCTGTCGGCCGGCGCGTTCATGGCCAATCGGCTGGCCTGTGACCGCGCCGACCTGTTCGCCGCCATCGCGCCCGTCGCGGGCACCGTCGGCTCGAATGTGGGTTGCGCGCCATCACGCCCCGTTGCGGTGATGGCGACGTACGGCACGGCCGACCCGATCGTCCCGTTCGGCGGCGGGCCGATGATGGGCCGCGGCGGTGCCAGCGACATCGTGTCGGCGCCGGCGATGGTGCAACGGTGGGGCCGGCTCAACGGCTGTGCCGGTCCGCCCGCGCAGCAGCCGCTCGCCCCCAGCGGCGACGGAACGCAGACCGATCGGATCGACTTCGCGCCCTGCGCACCCGGCGGCGAGGTGGTGTTCATGCGCGTCAACGGCGGCGGGCACACCTGGCCCGGCGCACCCGAGGTGTTGCCCGCGCACGCCGTGGGCTTGGCGAGCCGAGGGTTCGACGCGTCGGAGGAGTCGTGGCAGTTCTTCGACGCACACAGCCGCTGA
- a CDS encoding NYN domain-containing protein: MRWIIDAMNVIGARPDGWWKDRHAAMVALVTKLEGWAADGHRVTVVLERRPSPPIHSTLIEIAHAPAAAPNSADDEIVRLLHADSAPDAITVVTSDRVLAERVHATGARVYPASRFRDLLDGSVG; encoded by the coding sequence GTGCGCTGGATCATCGACGCGATGAACGTCATCGGCGCACGCCCGGACGGCTGGTGGAAGGACCGCCACGCGGCCATGGTCGCGCTGGTGACCAAGCTCGAGGGCTGGGCGGCCGACGGACATCGGGTGACCGTCGTTCTGGAACGGCGGCCCTCACCGCCGATTCATTCCACCCTGATCGAGATCGCGCACGCGCCGGCGGCCGCGCCGAATTCGGCCGATGACGAGATCGTCCGGCTGCTGCATGCCGACTCCGCCCCGGATGCGATCACGGTCGTCACCTCGGATCGCGTCCTGGCCGAACGTGTGCACGCGACCGGTGCGCGGGTGTACCCCGCGTCGAGGTTCCGCGATCTGCTCGACGGGTCGGTTGGGTGA
- a CDS encoding helix-turn-helix transcriptional regulator yields the protein MDSSEQRLRDLKLLRRVRDRMDREYAQPLDVEGLARGVNMSAGHLSRQFKLAFGESPYSYLMTRRIERAMALLRRGDLTVTEVCFAVGCSSLGTFSTRFTELVGMPPSAYREQAAGSVGLPSCMEKNVTKPIRNREAPAVGLHLA from the coding sequence ATGGACTCCTCGGAGCAACGGCTACGTGATCTCAAGCTGCTGCGCCGAGTCCGGGACCGGATGGACCGCGAGTATGCGCAGCCGTTGGACGTCGAGGGGCTGGCCAGGGGTGTGAACATGTCGGCCGGGCATCTCTCGCGTCAGTTCAAGCTCGCCTTCGGCGAGTCGCCGTATTCGTATCTGATGACCCGTCGGATCGAGCGGGCGATGGCGCTGCTGCGCCGAGGTGATCTGACCGTCACCGAAGTCTGTTTCGCGGTGGGCTGCTCGTCGCTGGGGACCTTCAGCACCCGGTTCACCGAGTTGGTCGGCATGCCACCCAGCGCCTACCGCGAGCAGGCGGCGGGTTCGGTGGGACTCCCGTCGTGTATGGAGAAGAACGTGACCAAACCGATCAGGAATCGAGAAGCTCCGGCTGTGGGCCTGCACCTAGCGTGA
- a CDS encoding VOC family protein: MDITIHNTFLPHDDPEESLAFYRDTLGFQVRLDVGSGKMRWITVGPPNQPATSIVLHPPAVGPGTTDEERRTIAEMMAKGTYAIIVLATSDLDATFERLQGTDADIVQEPTEQPYGVRDFAVRDPAGTMVRIQEVR; this comes from the coding sequence ATCGATATCACCATCCACAACACCTTCCTGCCCCATGACGACCCCGAGGAATCGCTGGCGTTCTACCGGGACACGCTGGGTTTCCAGGTCCGCCTCGACGTCGGCTCCGGCAAGATGCGCTGGATCACCGTCGGGCCGCCCAACCAGCCCGCCACCTCGATCGTGCTGCACCCACCGGCCGTCGGCCCCGGCACCACCGACGAGGAGCGGCGCACCATCGCCGAGATGATGGCCAAGGGCACCTACGCGATCATCGTGCTCGCGACCAGCGACCTCGACGCCACCTTCGAGCGACTGCAGGGCACCGACGCGGACATCGTGCAGGAACCCACCGAGCAGCCCTACGGCGTGCGTGACTTCGCCGTTCGTGACCCGGCGGGCACCATGGTCCGCATCCAGGAAGTGCGATGA
- a CDS encoding DUF1801 domain-containing protein → MTAKPGNDSPTAPIDARIRELADWRGVPVWSHKGMICTGETYKDYVKLTFAKGATLSDPAGLFNSSLDGNTRRAIDIREDDTIDELALTALVREAIELNIAR, encoded by the coding sequence ATGACCGCGAAACCCGGGAACGACTCCCCCACCGCCCCGATCGATGCGCGCATCCGCGAACTCGCCGACTGGCGCGGGGTGCCGGTGTGGTCGCACAAGGGCATGATCTGCACCGGCGAGACGTACAAGGATTACGTCAAGCTGACCTTCGCCAAGGGCGCCACCCTGTCCGACCCAGCTGGGCTGTTCAACTCCAGCCTGGACGGAAACACCCGGCGCGCCATCGATATTCGCGAGGACGACACGATCGATGAGCTGGCGCTGACCGCCCTGGTGCGCGAGGCAATCGAGCTGAACATCGCGCGATGA
- a CDS encoding ATP-binding cassette domain-containing protein produces the protein MTPVADSHDRIRVTGARENNLKDISLELPKRRLTVFTGVSGSGKSSLVFDTIAAESQRLINETYSAFVQGFMPTLARPDVDVLEGLTTAIIVDQQRLGTDPRSTVGTVTDTGAMLRILFSRLGIPHIGSPQAFSFNVASISGAGAVTMERGGKTVKERREFSITGGMCPRCEGRGTVNDIDLSALYDDTKSLNEGALSIPGYSMDGWYGRIFRGCGFFDPDKPIRKFTKKELDALLHKEPTKIQVDGINLTYAGLIPSIGKSFLSKDIDAMQPHIRAFVERAVTFTVCPECAGTRLSELARSSKIHGRNIAEVSAMQISDLADWITGVDDPTVAPLLTALRATLDSFVEIGLGYLSLDRPSATLSGGEAQRVKMIRQLGSSLTDVTYVFDEPTVGLHPHDIARMNDLLLRLRDKGNTVLVVEHKPETIAVADHIVDLGPGAGTAGGEVVFEGTVAKLRKSGTLTGRHLDDRAALKDTVRESTGAMEIRGADTHNLAGVDVDIPLGVLVVVTGVAGSGKSSLIHGSVAGREGVVAVDQSPIRGSRRSNPATYTGLLEPIRKAFAKANGVKPALFSANSDGACPACKGAGIIYTDLAIMAGVSTTCEECEGRRFDSSVLAYTFGGRNISEVLAMPVTEASEFFGAAGGQERSDSGNRTGQEIPAAQKILQRLADVGLGYVTLGQPLTTLSGGERQRLKLASQLAEKADVYVLDEPTSGLHLADVDQLLALLDHIVDSGKSVIVIEHHQAVMAHADWIIDLGPGAGHDGGRVVFEGPPRTLVDDRGTLTGDHLAAYVGA, from the coding sequence ATGACCCCGGTTGCCGACAGCCACGACCGGATCCGGGTGACCGGCGCGCGGGAGAACAACCTCAAGGACATCAGTCTCGAACTGCCCAAGCGCCGCCTGACGGTGTTCACCGGGGTGTCCGGTTCCGGCAAAAGCTCGCTGGTGTTCGACACGATCGCCGCCGAATCCCAGCGCCTGATCAACGAGACGTACAGCGCTTTTGTCCAGGGTTTCATGCCGACGCTGGCGCGCCCGGACGTCGACGTGCTCGAAGGACTGACCACCGCGATCATCGTCGACCAGCAGCGTCTGGGTACCGACCCCCGCTCGACGGTCGGTACCGTGACCGATACCGGTGCGATGCTGCGTATTTTGTTCAGCAGGCTGGGCATCCCGCATATCGGTTCACCCCAGGCATTTTCGTTCAATGTGGCCTCGATCAGCGGTGCCGGGGCGGTGACGATGGAACGGGGCGGCAAGACCGTCAAGGAGCGCCGCGAGTTCAGCATCACCGGCGGGATGTGCCCGCGCTGCGAGGGCCGCGGCACGGTCAACGATATCGACCTGAGCGCCCTGTATGACGACACCAAGTCCCTCAACGAGGGGGCACTGTCCATTCCCGGCTACAGCATGGACGGTTGGTACGGCCGGATCTTCCGGGGTTGTGGGTTCTTCGATCCGGACAAGCCGATCCGCAAGTTCACCAAGAAGGAACTGGATGCGCTGCTACACAAGGAGCCCACCAAGATCCAGGTGGACGGGATCAATCTGACCTACGCCGGTCTGATTCCGTCCATCGGAAAGTCCTTCCTGTCCAAGGATATCGACGCGATGCAGCCGCATATCCGGGCCTTCGTCGAGCGCGCGGTCACCTTCACGGTCTGCCCGGAGTGCGCCGGCACCAGGCTGTCGGAGCTGGCCCGCTCGTCGAAGATCCACGGCCGCAACATCGCCGAGGTCAGCGCGATGCAGATCAGTGACCTCGCCGACTGGATCACCGGGGTCGACGACCCCACCGTCGCGCCCTTGCTGACCGCGTTGCGCGCGACCCTGGATTCCTTCGTCGAGATCGGGCTGGGCTACCTTTCGCTGGACCGGCCATCGGCTACCTTGTCGGGCGGGGAAGCCCAGCGGGTCAAGATGATTCGCCAGCTCGGCTCGTCACTGACCGATGTCACCTACGTGTTCGACGAACCCACCGTGGGCCTGCATCCGCACGATATCGCGCGGATGAACGACCTACTGCTTCGACTGCGCGACAAGGGCAACACCGTACTGGTGGTCGAACACAAGCCGGAGACGATCGCGGTGGCCGACCACATCGTCGACCTGGGCCCGGGCGCAGGCACCGCGGGTGGCGAGGTGGTGTTCGAGGGTACTGTCGCCAAGCTCCGCAAGAGCGGCACGCTGACCGGACGCCATCTCGATGACCGGGCCGCCCTGAAGGACACCGTGCGCGAATCCACCGGAGCCATGGAGATCCGCGGCGCCGACACGCACAACCTCGCGGGGGTGGATGTCGATATCCCACTCGGTGTGCTCGTGGTGGTGACCGGGGTCGCAGGCTCAGGGAAGAGTTCGCTGATCCACGGCTCGGTCGCCGGACGCGAGGGTGTGGTGGCCGTCGACCAGTCCCCCATCCGCGGCTCCCGGCGCAGCAATCCCGCCACCTACACCGGTCTGCTCGAGCCGATCCGCAAGGCCTTCGCCAAGGCCAACGGGGTGAAACCGGCGCTGTTCAGCGCCAATTCGGACGGCGCCTGCCCGGCCTGTAAGGGCGCGGGGATCATCTACACCGATCTGGCGATCATGGCGGGGGTGTCGACGACGTGCGAGGAGTGCGAGGGCAGGCGGTTCGATTCGTCGGTACTGGCGTACACCTTTGGTGGCCGCAACATCAGCGAGGTGCTGGCCATGCCCGTGACCGAGGCGTCGGAGTTCTTCGGTGCCGCCGGCGGGCAGGAGCGCAGCGACTCAGGGAATCGAACTGGGCAGGAGATCCCGGCAGCGCAGAAGATCCTGCAGCGGCTGGCCGATGTGGGGTTGGGTTACGTGACGCTGGGCCAGCCGTTGACCACCCTGTCCGGCGGTGAGCGGCAACGGTTGAAACTCGCCTCCCAGCTGGCGGAGAAGGCCGACGTCTACGTGCTGGACGAGCCGACGTCGGGACTTCATCTGGCCGATGTCGACCAGCTCCTGGCCCTGCTGGACCACATCGTCGATTCAGGCAAATCGGTCATCGTCATCGAGCACCACCAGGCCGTGATGGCGCACGCGGACTGGATCATCGATCTGGGCCCCGGCGCGGGGCACGACGGCGGCCGGGTGGTCTTCGAGGGCCCACCACGCACGCTGGTCGATGATCGCGGCACACTGACCGGCGATCATCTGGCCGCCTATGTCGGCGCGTGA
- a CDS encoding FAD-dependent oxidoreductase: MVELARQTFVRGALGLLAGAALGACAPATSQPGASPAPTAAGGPDWRTLAEGIDGAVVLPADGAYGSAKRIFNARYDDSTPAAVVSVSSTGDVQKAMRFAADHAVKVTPRCGGHSYIGASAADKALVLDLRGLPGGVRYDPATGVATIAAGVDLASVPTALAAFGRAIPTGSCPSVGVSGLTLGGGLGSDARRFGLSCDALVSAVVVLPGGDMVTASPDREADLYWALRGGGGGNCGVVTSLHFRTFATADRDVVTMTFPESAAVQMISGWHSWLGAAGRSTWGMVNLTAGPDPGLRCSVVLATPAGAGPAAAADVRAAIGVAPQRSTVKTFGHLDLVHYFAGGSDATRPRAFVAGSDILGALTPATAEKLVFAMSAWPVTSGAATAVVESLDGAIGDQQPGDTAFPWRRQAACVQWYTEAPDIAAATAWLADAHAAVHPDSVGAYVNYVEPGVAPARYFGTNLDRWTAVRRRYDPSGLMYSALT, translated from the coding sequence ATGGTCGAGCTGGCACGGCAGACGTTCGTGCGCGGTGCGCTCGGGTTGCTCGCCGGTGCGGCACTGGGCGCCTGTGCGCCCGCGACATCGCAGCCCGGGGCGAGCCCCGCACCGACCGCCGCCGGCGGCCCGGACTGGCGCACCCTGGCCGAGGGCATCGACGGAGCTGTCGTCCTCCCGGCCGACGGTGCCTACGGTTCGGCCAAGCGCATCTTCAACGCCCGGTACGACGATTCCACGCCGGCGGCCGTCGTCTCGGTCTCCTCGACCGGTGACGTACAGAAGGCGATGCGCTTCGCCGCCGACCATGCGGTCAAAGTGACACCGCGGTGCGGCGGGCACTCCTATATCGGCGCGTCTGCGGCCGACAAGGCGCTCGTGCTCGATCTGCGTGGACTGCCCGGCGGGGTGCGCTATGACCCGGCAACCGGCGTCGCGACCATTGCCGCCGGGGTTGATCTGGCGTCGGTCCCGACCGCCTTGGCTGCCTTCGGGCGTGCCATCCCGACCGGCAGCTGTCCGAGCGTCGGGGTCTCCGGCCTCACCCTGGGTGGTGGTCTCGGGTCCGACGCGCGTCGCTTCGGTCTGAGCTGCGATGCGCTGGTCTCCGCGGTGGTGGTGCTGCCGGGCGGGGACATGGTCACCGCATCACCCGACCGTGAGGCCGACCTGTACTGGGCGTTACGCGGCGGCGGTGGGGGCAATTGTGGTGTCGTGACATCGTTGCACTTCCGGACCTTCGCCACCGCCGATCGCGATGTCGTCACCATGACATTCCCGGAATCCGCTGCGGTGCAGATGATCTCCGGCTGGCACAGCTGGCTGGGTGCTGCCGGGCGATCGACCTGGGGCATGGTGAACCTCACCGCGGGCCCGGACCCCGGGCTGCGCTGCTCGGTGGTGCTGGCGACACCCGCGGGTGCCGGGCCGGCCGCGGCCGCCGACGTGCGTGCGGCGATCGGGGTGGCGCCGCAGCGCAGCACCGTCAAGACCTTCGGCCATCTGGACCTGGTGCACTATTTCGCGGGCGGATCGGACGCCACCAGGCCGCGGGCCTTCGTGGCCGGATCCGACATCCTCGGGGCGCTGACACCGGCCACGGCGGAAAAGCTGGTGTTCGCCATGTCGGCCTGGCCGGTGACCTCGGGTGCCGCGACCGCCGTCGTGGAGTCACTGGACGGGGCGATCGGCGATCAGCAGCCTGGCGACACCGCGTTCCCGTGGCGCCGCCAGGCGGCGTGTGTGCAGTGGTATACCGAGGCGCCGGACATCGCCGCGGCGACGGCCTGGCTGGCCGACGCACACGCGGCGGTCCACCCGGATTCGGTTGGAGCCTATGTCAATTACGTGGAGCCAGGGGTGGCGCCGGCACGCTACTTCGGCACCAACCTGGATCGGTGGACAGCGGTGCGCCGCCGCTACGACCCGTCCGGGTTGATGTACTCGGCCCTGACCTGA
- a CDS encoding DUF4334 domain-containing protein, with protein sequence MLAQDVLTTVPTTTAEALEVFDAAPAVEPEFMLGTWRGAEVPTGHPLDGLLAVSGWWGKQFLSAEKVHPLLFPTRDGNALWAMNPVLAFGGLGVATKLPFIKHLSLTRPVTALRPVLRTSASKARLRTTRYRGVDTATMIYDQLPINDVFRKLSEDEVIGAMDLRGVPRPYFFVLRRDTSLPVL encoded by the coding sequence ATGCTCGCCCAGGATGTGCTCACCACCGTGCCCACCACCACCGCCGAGGCACTGGAGGTGTTCGATGCCGCCCCGGCGGTGGAACCGGAGTTCATGCTCGGCACCTGGCGCGGCGCGGAGGTGCCCACCGGGCATCCGCTGGACGGTCTGCTGGCCGTCAGCGGATGGTGGGGCAAGCAGTTCCTGAGTGCGGAGAAGGTGCATCCGTTGCTCTTCCCCACCAGGGACGGCAATGCGCTGTGGGCGATGAACCCCGTGTTGGCGTTCGGCGGCCTCGGTGTCGCCACCAAACTGCCCTTCATCAAGCATCTTTCGCTGACACGGCCCGTCACCGCCTTGCGGCCGGTGTTGCGGACCTCAGCATCGAAGGCGAGGCTGCGCACCACCCGCTACCGCGGGGTAGACACCGCGACGATGATCTATGACCAACTGCCCATCAACGACGTCTTCCGCAAGCTGTCCGAGGACGAGGTGATCGGGGCGATGGATCTGCGCGGCGTGCCCCGCCCCTACTTCTTCGTGCTGCGCCGCGACACCTCACTGCCCGTCCTGTGA
- a CDS encoding SAM-dependent methyltransferase yields MHKTREAVAGTALLVAAIRARESVREDRLFTDPFAEKLAGATGQRNLDAAIAAAGEQAGAQIVVRTRFWDEALLRATATVGQVVILAAGMDARAYRLDWPDGVRVYELDQPAVIEAKDRLLSGDTPRCHRVTVGVDLADDWPAALTSSGFDSGAPSVWLIEGLLQYLKAAEVRALFARVDALSAPASVLLYEVVGQALLDSPTMAGLLESMAAQGSPWLFGSDTPGELAERHGWTAVVTDIAVPGNAWKRWFAPVVPIEVPGVPRGYFVEAVKSQDGQ; encoded by the coding sequence ATGCACAAGACGCGAGAAGCGGTGGCCGGCACAGCTCTGCTGGTAGCGGCCATCCGGGCCAGAGAATCGGTGCGGGAGGACCGGCTGTTCACGGATCCGTTCGCGGAGAAACTTGCCGGCGCGACCGGTCAGCGCAACCTGGACGCGGCGATCGCCGCGGCCGGTGAGCAGGCAGGCGCTCAGATCGTGGTGCGGACGCGGTTCTGGGACGAGGCGCTGCTGCGCGCCACGGCGACCGTGGGCCAGGTGGTGATCCTGGCCGCCGGGATGGATGCCCGGGCGTACCGCTTGGACTGGCCGGACGGAGTGCGCGTCTACGAACTCGACCAGCCGGCGGTCATCGAGGCCAAAGACCGGTTGCTGTCCGGTGATACCCCGCGCTGCCACCGGGTGACGGTCGGGGTCGACCTGGCCGACGACTGGCCGGCCGCGCTGACGTCGTCAGGGTTCGATTCGGGCGCGCCGTCGGTGTGGCTGATCGAGGGGCTGCTGCAGTACCTGAAGGCGGCCGAGGTCCGGGCGCTGTTCGCCCGCGTCGATGCGCTGTCGGCACCCGCTTCGGTGTTGCTCTACGAGGTGGTGGGGCAAGCCCTGCTGGATTCGCCGACGATGGCCGGCCTGCTGGAATCGATGGCCGCACAAGGCTCGCCGTGGTTGTTCGGTTCCGACACCCCGGGCGAGTTGGCCGAGCGCCATGGCTGGACGGCGGTCGTCACCGATATCGCGGTACCGGGCAACGCGTGGAAGCGATGGTTCGCGCCCGTCGTGCCGATCGAGGTGCCGGGTGTGCCGCGCGGCTACTTCGTCGAGGCGGTCAAATCACAGGACGGGCAGTGA
- a CDS encoding M48 family metallopeptidase translates to MEHTPATARTVFPDISSRAWEHPADRTALTALRHLKGFDQVLKVLSGALRERQHRLLYLASAARVGPRQFADLDALLDECVQVLDAPAKPELFVTQSPLANAYTIGMDTPFIVITSGLYDLMSHDEMRFVIGHELGHALSGHAVYRTMVMHLMRLASSFGFIPIGGWALRAIVAALLEWQRKSELSGDRAGLLCAQDVDVAIRVELKLAGGGHLDKLDSQAFLAQAQEYERTGDMRDGLLKLLNLELQTHPFSVLRAAALTAWVDTGGYGAVLAGDYPRRSDDTSGWVDDVTETARHYKDGFDQSDDPLIRGIRDGLGGIADGVGQAATTAADAVGRRISQWRQHRGGDR, encoded by the coding sequence ATGGAGCACACACCGGCGACGGCACGAACCGTCTTCCCCGATATCAGCTCGCGCGCGTGGGAGCACCCGGCCGACCGCACGGCGCTGACGGCGCTGCGCCACCTCAAGGGTTTCGACCAGGTACTCAAGGTACTGTCCGGCGCGCTGCGCGAGCGTCAGCACCGGCTGCTGTACCTGGCCTCCGCAGCGCGGGTGGGGCCGCGGCAGTTCGCCGATCTGGATGCCCTGCTCGACGAGTGCGTGCAGGTACTCGATGCGCCGGCCAAGCCGGAGCTGTTCGTCACGCAGTCACCGCTGGCCAACGCCTACACGATCGGTATGGACACCCCGTTCATCGTGATCACCTCGGGGCTCTACGACCTGATGTCGCACGACGAGATGCGTTTCGTGATCGGTCACGAGCTCGGCCATGCACTGTCCGGGCACGCGGTGTACCGCACGATGGTCATGCATCTGATGCGGCTGGCCTCGTCGTTCGGTTTCATCCCCATCGGTGGCTGGGCGCTGCGCGCCATTGTGGCTGCCTTGCTGGAATGGCAACGCAAATCCGAACTTTCGGGGGACCGCGCCGGCCTGCTGTGTGCCCAGGATGTCGACGTGGCCATCCGGGTGGAACTCAAACTCGCCGGCGGCGGCCACCTGGACAAGCTGGATTCGCAGGCTTTCCTGGCGCAGGCGCAGGAGTACGAACGCACCGGCGATATGCGCGACGGACTGCTCAAGTTGCTCAATCTCGAGTTGCAGACCCACCCGTTCTCGGTGCTGCGGGCCGCGGCGCTGACGGCGTGGGTGGACACCGGCGGCTACGGCGCGGTGCTGGCGGGCGACTATCCGCGGCGGTCCGACGACACCTCCGGCTGGGTCGATGACGTGACCGAGACCGCCCGGCATTACAAGGACGGTTTCGACCAGTCGGACGATCCGCTGATCCGCGGTATTCGCGACGGTCTCGGCGGCATCGCCGACGGTGTCGGCCAGGCGGCGACGACCGCGGCGGATGCGGTGGGCCGCAGGATCTCCCAGTGGCGGCAGCACCGCGGCGGGGACCGGTGA
- the ripD gene encoding NlpC/P60 family peptidoglycan-binding protein RipD: MKRICALLIGLAVLLATPGIAAADPFGRPARNQQAIDFVIQRALSQRGVPFTYGGGNANGPSIGVPQAVTPLAADPATGFGTPQVAAGTPGLVPGLNFPGLAAPAAASPVADPSANVVGFDASGLMVYAFAGVGLKLPRSSGEQYKVAQKVLPAQALPGDLIFYGPDGTQSVALFIGNGQMVETTSQGVAVSPVRTDTMTPYLGRIIA, from the coding sequence ATGAAGCGCATCTGTGCCTTGTTGATCGGCTTGGCAGTGCTGCTGGCCACCCCCGGTATCGCCGCGGCGGACCCGTTCGGCCGGCCCGCGCGCAACCAGCAGGCGATCGATTTCGTGATCCAGCGCGCGCTGTCCCAGCGCGGGGTTCCCTTCACCTACGGCGGCGGCAACGCCAACGGCCCGAGTATCGGTGTGCCGCAGGCGGTCACGCCACTGGCCGCCGACCCGGCGACCGGATTCGGCACCCCGCAGGTGGCCGCCGGCACCCCCGGTCTGGTGCCCGGGCTGAACTTCCCGGGACTGGCCGCGCCCGCGGCGGCATCGCCTGTCGCCGACCCGTCCGCCAACGTCGTCGGGTTCGACGCCTCCGGCCTCATGGTCTACGCGTTCGCCGGCGTCGGCCTCAAACTGCCCAGGTCCTCCGGTGAGCAGTACAAGGTGGCCCAGAAGGTGCTGCCTGCGCAGGCGCTGCCCGGCGACCTGATCTTCTACGGACCGGACGGCACTCAGAGCGTGGCGCTGTTCATCGGCAACGGCCAGATGGTGGAGACCACCAGCCAGGGCGTCGCGGTCTCGCCGGTGCGCACCGACACCATGACGCCGTATCTGGGACGCATCATCGCCTGA
- the tpx gene encoding thiol peroxidase, whose amino-acid sequence MAQITLRGNPINTIGELPAVGAPAPGFALTGTDLGVVSNEQFSGKPVVLNIFPSVDTPVCAVSVRTFNERAAAGGATVVNVSKDLPFAQKRFCGAEGIENVTTASAFRDSFGEDYGITIVDGPMAGLLGRAIVVIGADGNVAYTQLVPEIGSEPDYDAALSAAQ is encoded by the coding sequence ATGGCACAGATAACCTTGCGTGGGAACCCCATCAACACCATTGGCGAGCTTCCTGCTGTGGGCGCTCCGGCCCCCGGCTTCGCTCTGACCGGCACCGACCTCGGTGTGGTCAGCAACGAGCAGTTCAGCGGCAAGCCCGTCGTGCTGAACATCTTCCCGTCGGTGGACACGCCGGTGTGTGCGGTCAGCGTCCGGACGTTCAACGAGCGGGCCGCCGCGGGCGGTGCCACCGTGGTCAACGTATCCAAGGACCTGCCGTTCGCGCAGAAGCGCTTCTGTGGTGCGGAAGGTATCGAGAACGTCACCACCGCGTCGGCCTTCCGTGACAGCTTCGGCGAGGACTACGGCATCACCATCGTCGACGGTCCGATGGCCGGCCTGCTCGGACGCGCCATCGTGGTGATCGGTGCCGACGGTAACGTCGCCTACACCCAGCTGGTCCCGGAGATCGGCAGCGAGCCGGACTACGACGCCGCACTGTCCGCGGCTCAGTAG